In a single window of the Salvelinus alpinus chromosome 15, SLU_Salpinus.1, whole genome shotgun sequence genome:
- the LOC139540524 gene encoding uncharacterized protein, with protein sequence MWGARGGKGVGYKGVGYKGVGFKGVGYKGVGYKGAGYKGSGYKGVGYKGVGYKGAGYKGAGYKGVNNAPVPLFPRSTTPQSHCSPGQQHPSPTVPQVNKAPVPLFPRSTTPPSHCSPGQQRPRPTVPQVNNAPVPLFPRSTTPQSHCSPGQQSPSPTVPQVSDRPRPTIPQVNNTPVPLFSRSTTPPSHCSPGQQHPSPTVPQVNNTPVPLFPRSTTPQSHCSPGQQHPSPTVPQVNNTPVPLFPRSTTPQSHCSPGQQHPSPTVPQVNNAPVPLFPRSTTPPSHCSPGQQRPSPTVPQVNNAPVPLFPRSTTPQSHCSPGQQHPRPTVPQVNNTPVPLFPRSTTPQSHCSPGQQHPSPTVPQVNNTPVPLFPRSTTPPSHCSPGQQHPSPTDPQVNNTPVPLIPRSTTPPSHCSPGQ encoded by the exons ATGTGGGGGGCAAGGGGGGGCAAGGGGGTTGGATACAAGGGGGTTGGATACAAGGGGGTTGGATTCAAGGGGGTTGGATACAAGGGGGTTGGATACAAGGGGGCTGGATACAAGGGGTCTGGATACAAGGGGGTTGGATACAAGGGGGTTGGATACAAGGGGGCTGGATACAAGGGGGCTGGATACAAGGGG gtcaACAACGCCCCcgtcccactgttccccaggtcaACAACGCCCCagtcccactgttccccaggtcaACAACACCCCagtcccactgttccccaggtcaACAAGGCCCCcgtcccactgttccccaggtcaACAACGCCCCcgtcccactgttccccaggtcaACAACGCCCCcgtcccactgttccccaggtcaACAACGCCCCagtcccactgttccccaggtcaACAACGCCCCagtcccactgttccccaggtcaACAAAGCCCCagtcccactgttccccaggtcaGTGACCGCCCCCGTcccactattccccaggtcaACAACACCCCAGTCCCACTGTTCTCCAGGTCAACAACACCCCcgtcccactgttccccaggtcaACAACACCCCagtcccactgttccccaggtcaACAACACCCCcgtcccactgttccccaggtcaACAACGCCCCagtcccactgttccccaggtcaACAACACCCCagtcccactgttccccaggtcaACAACACCCCcgtcccactgttccccaggtcaACAACACCCCagtcccactgttccccaggtcaACAACACCCCagtcccactgttccccaggtcaACAACGCCCCcgtcccactgttccccaggtcaACAACGCCCCcgtcccactgttccccaggtcaACAACGCCCCagtcccactgttccccaggtcaACAACGCCCCcgtcccactgttccccaggtcaACAACGCCCCagtcccactgttccccaggtcaACAACACCCCcgtcccactgttccccaggtcaACAACACCCCagtcccactgttccccag gtcaACAACGCCCCagtcccactgttccccaggtcaACAACACCCCagtcccactgttccccaggtcaACAACACCCCcgtcccactgttccccaggtcaACAACACCCCcgtcccactgttccccaggtcaACAACACCCTAGTCCCACTGATCCCCAGGTCAACAACACCCCCGTCCCACTGATCCCCAGGTCAACAACACCCCcgtcccactgttccccag GTCAGTGA